One Nitrospirota bacterium DNA segment encodes these proteins:
- the hutH gene encoding histidine ammonia-lyase, protein MKPLLLTGEDLTLASFYEVVLDRRPVRLAPQAKRRMAAAYRVVKRVAARPEPVYGVTTGFGKLADQRISPSDIRQLQLNLVRSHAAGVGPPLSREETRGMLVLRANVLSRGHSGVRPVIAEYLLTLLNRDVLPVIPSRGSVGASGDLAPLAHLALILLGEGEAFVGSRRVTGRTALAHVGLKPLHLEAKEGLSLLNGTQAMLAVGLLALRRCELLVDAADAAGALSLEALKGTPVAFDPRIHRLRPYRGQNTVAANLRALVARSEIRVSHLHCPRVQDAYSLRCMPQVHGAVRDALDYVRGILCVEMNSVTDNPLVFADREEVLSGGNFHGQPLGLALDHLAIAMTELASISERRIERLINPEYGDLPPFLSPEPGLHSGFMLAQVTAAALASENKVLSHPASVDSIPTSGNQEDHVSMGMGSALKLKQILSNTEHILAIELLCAAQGVDFHRPLQAGVGNRRTLQLIRQRVPRLTQDRVLAPDIEQVRGVVASGALTAVLSDSMRARRRPS, encoded by the coding sequence GTGAAGCCGCTGCTGCTGACCGGCGAAGACCTGACCCTCGCGTCGTTCTACGAGGTCGTGTTGGATCGCCGCCCGGTCCGGCTGGCTCCCCAGGCGAAACGCCGCATGGCGGCGGCCTACCGTGTGGTCAAGCGCGTGGCGGCACGACCCGAACCCGTCTATGGCGTCACGACCGGGTTCGGCAAGCTGGCCGATCAGCGCATCTCGCCGTCCGACATCCGTCAGCTCCAACTGAATCTGGTCCGCAGCCATGCCGCCGGCGTCGGCCCACCCCTCAGCCGCGAGGAGACCCGCGGCATGCTGGTTCTCCGCGCGAACGTGCTGTCGCGGGGGCACAGCGGCGTCAGACCCGTCATCGCGGAGTATCTGTTGACCCTGCTCAACCGCGATGTCTTGCCGGTGATCCCTTCCCGGGGGTCGGTCGGCGCGAGTGGCGATCTTGCCCCGCTTGCGCACCTCGCGCTGATTCTGCTCGGGGAAGGCGAGGCCTTCGTCGGTTCGCGCCGCGTGACCGGTCGGACCGCGCTTGCGCACGTCGGTTTGAAGCCTCTACACTTGGAAGCGAAAGAAGGGCTCTCGCTCCTCAACGGCACCCAGGCGATGCTCGCGGTCGGGCTGCTGGCCTTGCGCCGCTGCGAGTTACTGGTCGACGCCGCCGACGCGGCCGGCGCCCTGTCGCTGGAAGCCTTGAAAGGGACGCCGGTGGCGTTCGATCCGCGGATCCATCGGCTGCGTCCCTATCGGGGCCAGAACACGGTCGCGGCGAACCTGCGGGCTCTCGTGGCTCGAAGCGAGATTCGCGTCTCGCACCTGCACTGCCCCCGCGTGCAGGATGCCTACAGTCTCCGCTGCATGCCGCAGGTGCACGGCGCGGTGCGGGACGCGCTCGACTACGTCCGCGGAATATTGTGCGTCGAAATGAACAGCGTCACGGACAATCCCCTGGTCTTCGCCGACCGGGAGGAGGTGTTGTCCGGCGGAAATTTCCACGGGCAGCCGCTCGGCCTGGCGCTCGATCATCTGGCCATCGCCATGACCGAACTGGCCAGCATCTCCGAGCGACGCATCGAGCGCCTGATCAATCCCGAGTACGGCGACCTGCCGCCATTCCTCAGCCCGGAACCCGGGTTGCACTCCGGCTTCATGCTGGCGCAGGTCACGGCCGCGGCATTGGCCTCGGAGAACAAGGTACTCTCGCATCCGGCCTCGGTCGATTCGATCCCCACCTCCGGGAACCAGGAAGATCACGTCAGCATGGGCATGGGGTCGGCGTTGAAATTGAAACAGATCCTGTCCAATACGGAGCACATCCTGGCGATCGAGCTGTTGTGCGCGGCTCAGGGAGTGGACTTCCATCGGCCCCTGCAAGCCGGCGTGGGAAACCGCCGGACCCTGCAGCTCATCAGACAGCGGGTCCCGCGACTCACGCAGGACCGGGTTCTGGCGCCCGACATCGAACAGGTTCGAGGCGTGGTGGCGAGCGGCGCGCTGACCGCCGTCCTCTCCGACTCGATGCGTGCGCGAAGGAGACCATCATGA
- a CDS encoding LPP20 family lipoprotein yields MKMEWLAAQRPAFSLIMMATGPAVLGGWLFLAESRAADPSQASPPVRQHAETSFDRLQQQERQASWPQVGGPSGPSPDPAAERHASQVQSQYSSDQFLIGLGQGDLSKGRLVCQRVSELAARADLAKQIRVLVKEHAVDRVRERTGREAEQDIEVTREEIVREYLQGVKIVDRQIDEAGGTCTATAVMLKSRIAPQSAPDAPELTPAVVR; encoded by the coding sequence ATGAAGATGGAATGGCTGGCCGCACAACGCCCAGCTTTCTCGTTGATAATGATGGCGACAGGCCCAGCGGTGCTGGGTGGCTGGCTCTTTCTTGCAGAAAGCCGTGCCGCAGACCCATCACAAGCTTCGCCCCCGGTCCGCCAACATGCCGAAACGTCGTTCGACCGGCTCCAGCAGCAGGAGCGGCAGGCGAGCTGGCCGCAGGTCGGTGGACCCAGTGGACCCAGCCCTGACCCGGCGGCTGAAAGACATGCCTCGCAAGTCCAGAGTCAATATTCCTCGGACCAATTTCTGATCGGCCTGGGCCAAGGGGACCTGTCCAAAGGGCGCCTTGTCTGTCAGCGGGTGTCGGAGTTGGCTGCCCGGGCCGATTTGGCTAAACAGATTCGTGTGCTGGTCAAGGAGCACGCCGTCGACCGGGTGCGGGAGCGCACCGGTCGAGAGGCTGAGCAGGACATTGAAGTGACCCGCGAAGAAATCGTGCGGGAATATCTGCAAGGCGTGAAGATCGTCGACCGGCAGATCGATGAAGCGGGCGGCACGTGCACCGCCACCGCCGTGATGCTGAAAAGCCGGATCGCTCCCCAATCCGCGCCTGACGCTCCGGAGTTGACGCCTGCGGTCGTTCGCTGA
- the hutU gene encoding urocanate hydratase, which produces MIRAPRGPTLSCQGWPQEAALRMLMNNLDDEVAENPRDLVVYGGTGKAARNWEAYHAIVRELHTLEHDQTLLIQSGKPAGVLRTHEWAPRVLIANSNLVGRWATWEEFRRLEALGLIMFGQMTAGSWMYIGTQGIVQGTYETFAAAATKHFGGDLAGRFVLTGGMGGMGGAQPLAAAMNGAAILCVEVDPLRIERRITTRYCDRMTASVDEALAWVTTAKANREPLSVGLVGNCAEVLPDLVRRGVVPDLVTDQTSAHDPLNGYIPAGLSLAAAAQLRQTKPSEYAERALDSIATHVQAMLAMQKAGAIVFDYGNNIRTMAFQRGVTDAYAFPGFVPAYIRPLFCEGKGPFRWIALSGEASDIAVTDEAALELFPNNASLQRWIRLARERVQFQGLPARICWLGYGERAAMGVRINELVRAGRLKAPVVIGRDHLDGGSVASPYRETEAMRDGSDAVADWPILNALLNTASGASWVSFHHGGGVGIGYSLHAGQATVAEGTPEAERKIERVLTNDPALAILRHADAGYPEASSAAHRHGLRIPTVSDP; this is translated from the coding sequence ATGATCCGGGCGCCGCGCGGCCCGACGCTGTCCTGCCAAGGCTGGCCGCAGGAGGCCGCGCTCCGTATGCTGATGAATAACCTGGACGACGAGGTCGCGGAGAACCCGCGGGATCTCGTCGTCTACGGCGGGACCGGCAAGGCCGCGCGCAACTGGGAAGCCTACCACGCCATCGTCCGCGAGCTGCACACCCTGGAACACGATCAGACCCTGCTCATTCAATCGGGCAAACCGGCGGGCGTTCTCCGCACGCATGAATGGGCGCCGCGGGTGTTGATCGCCAATTCCAACCTGGTCGGCCGATGGGCCACCTGGGAAGAATTCCGCCGGCTGGAGGCGTTGGGGCTGATCATGTTCGGCCAGATGACGGCCGGATCGTGGATGTACATCGGCACGCAAGGCATCGTACAGGGTACGTACGAAACCTTCGCCGCGGCGGCGACGAAGCACTTCGGCGGAGATCTTGCCGGGCGATTCGTCCTGACCGGCGGCATGGGGGGCATGGGGGGCGCCCAGCCGTTGGCCGCCGCGATGAACGGCGCCGCCATCCTGTGCGTCGAAGTGGACCCGCTCCGGATCGAACGCCGGATCACGACCCGCTACTGCGACCGGATGACCGCTTCGGTGGACGAGGCGCTCGCGTGGGTCACAACGGCCAAGGCGAACCGGGAGCCGTTGTCGGTCGGGTTGGTCGGCAACTGCGCGGAGGTCCTGCCCGATCTCGTGCGTCGCGGCGTGGTCCCGGATCTCGTCACGGATCAGACCTCGGCCCACGATCCGCTCAACGGGTACATCCCGGCCGGTCTCTCTCTGGCTGCGGCGGCTCAGTTGCGGCAGACCAAGCCGTCCGAGTATGCGGAGCGGGCGTTGGATTCGATCGCGACGCACGTCCAAGCCATGTTGGCGATGCAAAAGGCCGGCGCGATCGTCTTCGACTACGGCAACAACATCCGGACCATGGCGTTTCAGCGGGGGGTCACAGACGCCTATGCGTTTCCCGGCTTCGTGCCCGCCTATATCAGGCCGCTGTTCTGCGAGGGCAAGGGGCCGTTTCGCTGGATCGCGTTGTCGGGTGAAGCTTCGGATATCGCGGTCACCGACGAGGCGGCGCTGGAGCTCTTCCCGAACAACGCTTCGTTGCAACGCTGGATCAGATTGGCGCGCGAGCGGGTCCAGTTCCAGGGGTTGCCGGCGCGGATCTGCTGGCTGGGTTACGGTGAACGGGCGGCGATGGGTGTACGCATCAACGAGCTGGTTCGAGCCGGCAGGCTCAAGGCGCCGGTCGTCATCGGCCGCGATCATCTGGACGGAGGCTCGGTGGCCTCCCCTTATCGGGAAACGGAAGCCATGCGCGATGGCAGCGACGCCGTCGCCGACTGGCCGATTCTCAACGCGCTCTTGAACACCGCCTCCGGCGCCAGTTGGGTTTCATTCCACCACGGCGGCGGCGTCGGGATCGGCTACTCCCTGCATGCAGGCCAGGCGACAGTGGCAGAGGGCACGCCGGAAGCCGAACGAAAGATCGAGCGGGTGCTCACGAACGACCCGGCCCTTGCCATTCTACGACACGCCGACGCCGGTTATCCGGAAGCAAGTTCGGCTGCCCACCGTCATGGTTTGCGCATTCCGACGGTATCGGACCCGTGA
- a CDS encoding glycosyltransferase family 2 protein: MTTPEARNRPKLSVVIPVYNERATIEEVLRRVSAVPINKEIIVVDDGSDDGTAEILQRFGSRSSHSHAEAARKTDPGSFEHVRILFQEHNRGKGAALRRGFQAARGEIVIVQDADLEYDPRDYLQLLDPIERGVADVVYGSRFMAGPHRVLLFWHYVANKTLTTLSNMLTNLNLSDVWTGYKAFRKEVLDHVALKEDRFGFEPEVTAKIAKGRWRIYEVGISYYGRTYQEGKKITWKDGVRGIWCILRYNWFS; encoded by the coding sequence ATGACGACCCCGGAAGCGCGCAACCGTCCCAAACTGTCGGTGGTCATCCCCGTCTATAACGAACGCGCGACGATCGAGGAGGTGCTGCGGAGAGTGAGCGCGGTTCCGATCAATAAGGAGATCATCGTCGTCGATGACGGGTCCGACGACGGAACCGCCGAGATCCTTCAGCGCTTCGGCTCGCGGTCTTCGCACTCTCATGCGGAAGCGGCCCGCAAGACGGATCCCGGTTCCTTCGAGCACGTTCGGATTCTGTTCCAGGAACACAATCGCGGGAAAGGGGCGGCGCTCCGGCGCGGATTCCAAGCGGCGCGCGGCGAGATCGTGATCGTTCAGGATGCCGACCTCGAATACGATCCCCGAGACTATCTCCAGCTTCTTGATCCCATCGAGCGAGGCGTCGCGGATGTCGTCTACGGGTCCCGATTCATGGCCGGCCCGCACCGCGTCCTGCTGTTTTGGCATTACGTCGCGAACAAGACGTTAACGACGCTTTCCAATATGCTGACGAATCTCAACCTGTCCGATGTATGGACAGGCTATAAGGCGTTCCGCAAAGAGGTGCTGGATCACGTCGCGCTGAAAGAAGACCGGTTTGGATTTGAACCGGAGGTCACCGCCAAAATCGCCAAGGGCAGGTGGCGGATCTACGAAGTGGGCATTTCGTATTACGGGCGCACGTATCAAGAAGGAAAGAAAATCACCTGGAAGGACGGCGTGAGAGGGATTTGGTGCATTCTTCGCTACAACTGGTTCTCCTGA
- the polA gene encoding DNA polymerase I, with translation MPTLYLIDGSAYVYRAFFALPPLSNSKGFQTNAVYGFTTMLMKILREHRPDGLAVAFDEKGPTLRHDEFKDYKAQRPPMPEGMSAQIPYIHRVVEAFGLPAVRLAGYEADDLIGTLSRKAEAAGFDVVIVTGDKDMFQLLTPHVRIYDPVKDKWYGEDDCRERFGVEPARVVEVMGLMGDATDNIPGVKGIGEKTAIKLITRFGSIEDLLRHVDEVTPPRIRALLIEQADNARLSRRLATIQTDVPVEFNPEQFAVRPAHGEELIALLRELEFTSLLKTLQPAESAGAPLGSEVRRIKDSADARRFADEVGSVNLVALQCVCGGTEGAAAPSGVRAILQGVALSAPNGMTVFAAQPDPESHRAGWPRPQHPLLQPLADLLQSPTRVKAVHDLKSALLALGRAGLDLRPPWFDTMIADYLLNPNRRSHSLETVAMDLLGYRLGAERPAASPGEEASRQLFDEPGGGEAEQRTAELAAESASVILRLVPMQKERLQEQGSWRLFEDVEMPLVPVLAEIERNGFLLDVRALEQLSKELERELDRMMETIAHLAGGEFNINSPKQLAAVLFDKLGLAPIRKTKTGYSTDEDTLTQLATQHELPAQILNYRSLSKLKSTYVDALPQLVNPETGRLHTSLNQTVAATGRLSSTEPNLQNIPVKGDYGLRIREAFIAPPGHLLLCADYSQIEPRILAHLSQDERLLRVFERGEDIHMATAVEIFRLPPEQITREMRRAAKTVVFGIVYGISPFGLAQNIGVSQSEAKKYIDTYFERYAGVKALLDRTIAEAKEKGYTTTILGRRRPIPELQSADPTQRSFGERMAVNSPIQGSAADLIKVAMISVHKRLHAELPGTKMILQVHDELIFETPEKDLEQAKQLVKSEMEAVGKKLGLSVPLKVDVGVGRNWRAAHP, from the coding sequence ATGCCCACCCTCTACCTCATCGACGGCAGCGCCTATGTCTATCGCGCCTTCTTCGCGCTCCCGCCGCTGTCGAACTCCAAGGGGTTCCAGACCAACGCGGTCTATGGCTTCACCACGATGCTGATGAAGATTCTCCGCGAGCACCGGCCGGACGGCTTGGCGGTCGCGTTCGACGAGAAAGGGCCGACCTTGCGTCACGATGAGTTCAAGGACTACAAGGCCCAGCGGCCGCCGATGCCGGAAGGGATGAGCGCGCAGATCCCGTACATCCATCGCGTGGTGGAGGCGTTCGGGCTCCCCGCCGTGCGACTGGCCGGCTACGAGGCGGACGATCTGATCGGCACCCTCTCGCGGAAGGCGGAGGCGGCGGGATTCGACGTCGTCATCGTCACCGGCGACAAGGATATGTTCCAACTGCTGACGCCGCATGTCCGCATTTACGATCCGGTCAAGGACAAGTGGTACGGCGAAGACGACTGCCGCGAACGGTTCGGCGTCGAGCCGGCCCGGGTCGTGGAGGTGATGGGGCTGATGGGCGACGCCACCGATAACATTCCCGGGGTCAAGGGGATCGGCGAGAAGACGGCGATCAAGCTGATCACGCGGTTCGGCAGCATCGAGGACCTGTTGCGACATGTGGACGAAGTGACCCCGCCGAGGATCAGAGCCTTGCTGATCGAACAGGCGGACAACGCCCGCTTGAGTCGGCGGCTCGCGACGATTCAGACGGACGTGCCAGTCGAATTCAATCCCGAACAATTCGCCGTCCGGCCCGCCCACGGGGAAGAATTGATCGCCCTGCTGCGGGAGCTTGAGTTCACCAGCCTGCTCAAAACGCTTCAACCGGCCGAGTCCGCCGGCGCGCCGCTCGGCTCGGAGGTCCGCAGGATCAAGGATTCGGCCGACGCGCGACGTTTCGCCGATGAAGTCGGTAGCGTGAACCTGGTGGCGCTGCAGTGCGTCTGCGGCGGCACGGAGGGAGCGGCGGCTCCGTCGGGAGTGCGGGCGATCCTCCAGGGCGTCGCCTTGAGCGCGCCCAACGGCATGACGGTGTTTGCCGCGCAACCCGACCCGGAGTCGCATCGCGCCGGTTGGCCCAGGCCGCAGCATCCTCTTTTGCAGCCGCTGGCCGATCTGCTCCAGAGTCCGACACGGGTCAAGGCGGTGCACGATCTGAAGTCGGCCCTGCTCGCCCTGGGACGGGCCGGATTGGATCTGCGTCCGCCCTGGTTCGATACGATGATCGCCGACTATCTGTTGAATCCCAATCGCCGGTCCCATTCGTTGGAGACGGTGGCGATGGACCTGCTCGGCTATCGTCTCGGAGCCGAGCGGCCGGCTGCCTCCCCCGGAGAGGAGGCGTCGCGACAGTTGTTCGACGAGCCCGGCGGGGGCGAAGCCGAACAGCGGACGGCCGAGCTGGCGGCCGAATCGGCGTCTGTGATCCTCCGGCTCGTGCCGATGCAGAAAGAACGGCTGCAGGAACAAGGAAGTTGGCGGCTCTTCGAAGACGTGGAAATGCCGCTCGTGCCGGTGCTGGCCGAGATCGAGCGCAACGGGTTCCTGCTCGACGTGCGGGCGCTGGAGCAGCTCAGCAAAGAGCTGGAACGGGAGCTCGATCGGATGATGGAGACGATCGCGCATCTCGCGGGAGGGGAATTCAACATCAATTCGCCCAAACAGCTCGCGGCCGTGCTCTTCGACAAGCTGGGCCTCGCGCCGATCCGCAAGACCAAGACGGGCTATTCGACCGACGAAGACACGCTGACGCAGTTGGCGACCCAGCACGAGTTGCCGGCGCAGATTCTCAACTACCGCAGCCTCAGCAAGCTCAAATCCACCTATGTGGATGCGCTCCCGCAACTCGTCAATCCCGAGACAGGCCGGCTCCACACCTCGTTGAACCAGACCGTGGCCGCGACCGGGCGCTTGTCCTCGACCGAGCCCAATCTGCAGAACATTCCCGTCAAGGGCGACTATGGACTCCGGATTCGCGAAGCCTTCATCGCACCGCCCGGGCACCTGCTCCTCTGCGCCGACTACAGCCAGATCGAGCCGCGCATTCTCGCCCATCTCTCCCAGGACGAGCGGTTGTTGCGGGTGTTTGAGCGGGGCGAGGATATTCACATGGCGACGGCGGTGGAGATTTTCCGGTTGCCGCCGGAGCAGATCACCCGAGAGATGCGGCGGGCGGCCAAGACCGTGGTCTTCGGGATCGTGTACGGGATCAGCCCGTTCGGTCTGGCGCAGAACATCGGCGTCTCACAGTCCGAGGCGAAGAAATACATCGACACGTACTTCGAGCGGTACGCGGGCGTAAAAGCCCTGCTGGATCGCACCATCGCCGAGGCCAAAGAGAAAGGGTACACCACGACGATCCTCGGTCGCCGACGGCCGATCCCCGAACTGCAGAGCGCCGATCCGACTCAGCGCAGCTTCGGCGAGCGCATGGCGGTGAACAGCCCGATTCAAGGCTCGGCGGCCGATCTGATCAAGGTCGCCATGATCAGCGTTCACAAACGGCTTCACGCCGAATTGCCCGGCACCAAGATGATCCTCCAGGTCCACGATGAGCTGATCTTCGAGACGCCGGAGAAAGATCTGGAGCAAGCGAAGCAGCTTGTGAAGTCCGAGATGGAGGCCGTGGGGAAGAAGCTGGGGCTCTCGGTGCCGCTCAAGGTGGATGTGGGAGTGGGCCGCAACTGGCGGGCGGCGCATCCCTGA
- a CDS encoding PGPGW domain-containing protein yields the protein MEALPWDTILAWLAVLSVVGFIGTLIAIPYVLVRLPSDYFDIRVPRTWMKDHHPVLRMIGLIAKNAIGAVFFLAGFAMLFLPGQGILTMLIGISLMDFPGKRRLEAKLVGQPTVLQAINKMREKFGKPPLTVKDDP from the coding sequence ATGGAAGCGCTGCCGTGGGACACCATCCTGGCCTGGCTGGCCGTTCTGTCGGTGGTCGGATTTATCGGGACCCTCATCGCCATTCCTTATGTGTTGGTCAGGCTCCCGTCCGACTACTTCGACATCCGCGTTCCGAGGACGTGGATGAAAGACCACCACCCGGTTCTGCGGATGATCGGGCTGATTGCCAAGAACGCCATCGGCGCGGTCTTTTTCCTGGCCGGCTTCGCCATGCTGTTTCTGCCTGGGCAGGGGATTCTGACCATGCTGATCGGCATCTCGTTGATGGATTTTCCGGGTAAGCGCCGTTTGGAAGCGAAGCTGGTCGGACAACCGACCGTGCTGCAGGCCATCAACAAGATGCGAGAGAAATTCGGCAAGCCGCCGCTGACGGTGAAGGACGATCCCTAA